The DNA window CAGCGTTGCAGTGCCAGATATCTACTTGGACATTCTGTAGCGCGGCGCAACTGTTCTTTGCGTCGTAGACGTAAAGTGTCAGAGAGAACGGCACTCCCGATTGTGTGTTGGTTCCAGCGATGTCAGAGAGGATGTCAGAGCGATCGTAGCCGGATGCACTATCGGTGACCCAATACGGTCCTTCCGTTACGGCAGCAATCGAGGTCCCGCATGAGGAGCTCGTGCTGCTGGTGACCGCAATTGAGACGGCGCTGGAAGTGCTGCCCGCATACGTACTGTCGCCCGCGTATACAGCCGTAATCGACTCCGTTCCTGCCGCGTTGAAGCTGGTGGTCAGTGTGGCATTCCCGGAACTGAGCGTCCCGGTGCCGATTGAGGTGGCCCCGTCGTAAAACGTCACTGTACCCGTAGCCGCTATAGGTGTCACCCGAGCCGTGAGCGTCACGGAGGTTCCGACCGTGGTGGCTGTTGTCGATGTGCTCAAAGCGATCGTCGTCACCGTCGTGCCGGCCGTTGTGGCCGCAACGGTGATCGTCAATGCACTCGACGTGCTGCTCGAATAGCTGCTGTCGCCCGTGTATTCAGCCGTTATCGTTGCCGTCTGCGCACTGCTGAAGCTGGTCGTCAATGTGGCGGTGCCGGAGCTCAGCGATACGCTGCCGAGCGATGTCGAACCATTGTAGAAAGTGACCGAACCGGTCGCGGCTGATGGAGCCACCATTGCCGTAAGAGTAATGCTGGTGCCTACTGTTGCGGAGGTTGTCGATGTCCCGAGCGATGTTGTCGTCGAGGCTTTCGTCGTGCCTATCGCGGTAGTGTTGCTTCCATTCCCGCAACCCGCAACAGTCGTCAATGCTCCGACTCCAAGAAATTTGAGTGCGGCTCGACGATCAAGAGGAGGGCACCAATCCTTCTCATCAGGCAGCCCGTCTGTCCGGTCAGCGACCAGCTTTAGTAAAAATTTATTTTTCATCGGGGAATCTCCTCGTAATAAATTCAACA is part of the Granulicella aggregans genome and encodes:
- a CDS encoding Ig-like domain repeat protein, which produces MKNKFLLKLVADRTDGLPDEKDWCPPLDRRAALKFLGVGALTTVAGCGNGSNTTAIGTTKASTTTSLGTSTTSATVGTSITLTAMVAPSAATGSVTFYNGSTSLGSVSLSSGTATLTTSFSSAQTATITAEYTGDSSYSSSTSSALTITVAATTAGTTVTTIALSTSTTATTVGTSVTLTARVTPIAATGTVTFYDGATSIGTGTLSSGNATLTTSFNAAGTESITAVYAGDSTYAGSTSSAVSIAVTSSTSSSCGTSIAAVTEGPYWVTDSASGYDRSDILSDIAGTNTQSGVPFSLTLYVYDAKNSCAALQNVQVDIWHCNAAGVYSGIQSSTNGNGTDYTSQSWLRGYQLTDSTGKVSFTTILPGWYTGRTTHIHIRFRSTYDSSADGSTNTAQLFFDQTFVDTLDTTVSPYSSEGRNSVTNAGDSIYTAEGGTTLLSLSGSASAGYTASFSVYLPLS